In Burkholderia sp. WP9, a genomic segment contains:
- a CDS encoding glycosyltransferase, whose product MTNASATAQMTLDDVAVLIPAYNGQADVDLTLASFSESAPVHVLIVDDGSTPPIVAPAIANMKIEVLRMAQNGGIERALQTGIDALAQRGFRYAARIDAGDRSVPQRLAKQRLFMELHPRVAGLGMWTQVVTREGKPLFMLTPPAEPDAIRRLRFFRSCLAHPSMMLRIDAVRAVGNYRAEYRSAEDLDLFVRLMEQYDCANLPELGLYYELNEGGISATKRRRQVNSTLRLQLRYFNAANPYDWLGLAKNLLHLVTPYRALQRIKRSLLTPRASH is encoded by the coding sequence ATGACGAACGCATCCGCCACCGCGCAAATGACCCTCGACGACGTCGCGGTGCTGATTCCCGCCTACAACGGCCAGGCCGATGTCGACCTCACGCTCGCGTCGTTCAGTGAAAGCGCGCCGGTGCATGTGCTGATCGTCGACGACGGCAGCACGCCGCCGATCGTCGCGCCGGCCATCGCCAATATGAAGATCGAAGTGCTGCGCATGGCGCAGAACGGCGGCATTGAACGCGCGTTGCAAACCGGCATCGACGCATTGGCCCAGCGCGGCTTTCGCTATGCGGCGCGCATCGACGCGGGCGACCGCAGCGTGCCGCAGCGGCTTGCCAAACAACGCCTGTTCATGGAATTGCATCCGCGCGTGGCCGGCCTCGGCATGTGGACGCAAGTCGTCACTCGCGAAGGCAAACCGCTCTTCATGCTGACGCCGCCCGCCGAACCGGACGCGATCCGCCGCTTGCGCTTTTTCCGCTCATGCCTCGCGCACCCTTCGATGATGCTGCGCATCGACGCCGTGCGCGCGGTCGGCAACTACCGCGCCGAGTACCGCTCCGCCGAGGACCTCGATCTGTTCGTGCGACTCATGGAGCAGTACGACTGCGCGAACCTGCCGGAGCTCGGGCTCTATTACGAGCTGAACGAAGGTGGCATTAGCGCGACCAAACGGCGCCGCCAGGTGAATTCGACGCTGCGGCTGCAACTGCGCTACTTCAACGCGGCCAATCCATACGACTGGCTGGGCCTCGCCAAAAATCTGCTGCATCTGGTGACGCCTTACCGCGCGCTGCAACGGATCAAGCGCAGCCTGCTCACGCCGCGCGCGAGCCACTGA
- a CDS encoding oligosaccharide flippase family protein produces MLTLKRFANPDVTRAFTNIVWLGLERLTQIGVAIAISGLLARYFGPDVFGKWQYANTLLLVLSPITWVCGAEILVPTIVNRPPAQLGTVLGSAFALRISVSAAALLLTWLGIALHVFEPLVGAMLAGLAVTMLFREPFVGVINAWLQSMTYSKPQLLTSMSTAVLKAALVYLLVRAAATPARFGWLWALESAAIGAILVFYYMRRHGGKLGWHVDRALFKHFASAGTVFWLGLICMYLFLKLDRLMLERAISFADLGRYSAAQQLNENWITLALMLAQTIAPAFVYRVQDAAQLRRNMWRLTAMTAALMVGGALVLDLLAGIIIRRVFGPQFEGAIEIFRWAVWLSVPAGIEAIGNLIVLKYQAKFVLLSKWLLALAIAFVVNLLAIPRLGAYGALVGLAAGYLAAASVNLYYIRFKLRP; encoded by the coding sequence ATGCTGACGCTCAAACGCTTCGCCAATCCGGACGTCACGCGCGCCTTCACGAATATCGTCTGGCTCGGACTGGAACGGCTCACGCAGATCGGCGTGGCGATCGCGATCAGCGGCTTGCTGGCGCGCTACTTCGGGCCGGACGTCTTCGGCAAATGGCAATACGCCAATACGCTGCTGCTGGTGCTCTCACCGATTACCTGGGTGTGCGGCGCGGAGATACTCGTGCCCACCATCGTCAACCGGCCGCCGGCGCAACTCGGAACCGTGCTCGGCAGTGCGTTTGCGCTGCGCATATCGGTCTCCGCCGCGGCGTTGCTGCTCACCTGGCTCGGCATTGCCCTGCATGTGTTCGAGCCGCTGGTCGGCGCGATGCTCGCCGGCCTCGCTGTGACCATGCTGTTTCGCGAGCCGTTCGTCGGCGTGATCAATGCGTGGCTGCAAAGCATGACCTACAGCAAGCCGCAGCTGCTCACCAGTATGAGCACCGCGGTGCTGAAAGCCGCTCTGGTGTATCTGCTGGTGCGCGCCGCGGCCACGCCCGCGCGCTTCGGCTGGCTGTGGGCGCTCGAATCGGCGGCCATCGGCGCCATCCTCGTGTTCTATTACATGCGGCGACATGGCGGCAAGCTCGGCTGGCATGTCGACCGTGCGCTCTTCAAGCACTTCGCAAGTGCGGGCACCGTGTTCTGGCTCGGCCTGATCTGTATGTATCTGTTCCTGAAACTGGACCGGCTCATGCTCGAACGGGCGATCTCCTTTGCCGACCTCGGTCGTTATTCCGCCGCCCAGCAGTTGAACGAGAACTGGATCACGCTCGCGCTGATGCTCGCGCAGACCATCGCGCCGGCCTTCGTCTACCGGGTGCAGGACGCAGCCCAGTTGCGCCGCAACATGTGGCGGCTCACCGCCATGACCGCCGCGCTGATGGTGGGCGGCGCGCTCGTGCTGGATCTGCTGGCCGGCATCATCATTCGCCGCGTGTTCGGGCCGCAGTTCGAAGGCGCGATCGAGATTTTCCGCTGGGCCGTGTGGCTGTCCGTGCCGGCCGGCATCGAAGCGATCGGCAATCTGATCGTGCTCAAGTATCAGGCCAAGTTCGTATTGCTCTCGAAGTGGCTGCTGGCGCTGGCTATAGCATTCGTGGTCAATCTGCTGGCGATTCCACGGCTTGGCGCTTACGGCGCGCTGGTGGGTCTGGCGGCCGGCTATCTGGCGGCCGCGTCGGTTAATCTTTATTACATTCGTTTCAAATTGCGCCCATGA
- a CDS encoding phosphomannomutase/phosphoglucomutase, which produces MISKSIFKAYDIRGVIGKTLDADAARSIGRAFGSEVRAQGGDAVVVARDGRLSGPELVQALSDGLRAAGVDVVNVGMVPTPVGYFAASVPLQLDGGERRVDSCIVVTGSHNPPDYNGFKMVLRGAAIYGEQILALHQRIVDENFSEGSGTYTEYDIADAYLDRIASDIKLARPIKIVVDTGNGVAGGLAPKLFKKLGCELVELFTEIDGNFPNHHPDPAHPENLQDVIRALKETDAEIGFAFDGDGDRLGVVTKDGQIIYPDRQLMLFAEEVLSRNKGAQIIYDVKCTRNLAKWVKDKGGEPLMWKTGHSLVKAKLRETGAPLAGEMSGHVFFKDRWYGFDDGLYTGARLLEILTRVEDPSKLLNSLPNSNSTPELQLKLEEGENFELIARLQQSAKFTGADDVVKIDGLRVEYPDGFGLARSSNTTPVVVMRFEADNDAALKRIQEDFRRVILAEKPDAKLPF; this is translated from the coding sequence ATGATCTCCAAATCTATTTTCAAGGCATATGACATTCGCGGTGTAATCGGCAAGACGCTCGACGCCGACGCAGCGCGTTCGATCGGCCGCGCGTTCGGCAGCGAAGTGCGGGCGCAAGGCGGCGACGCCGTGGTGGTCGCGCGTGACGGCCGCCTGTCGGGTCCCGAACTGGTCCAGGCTTTGTCGGACGGCCTGCGTGCGGCCGGTGTCGACGTGGTCAACGTGGGCATGGTGCCCACGCCGGTTGGTTATTTCGCGGCCAGCGTGCCGTTGCAGCTCGACGGCGGCGAGCGCCGCGTCGATTCGTGCATCGTCGTGACGGGTAGTCATAATCCGCCGGACTACAACGGCTTCAAGATGGTCTTGCGCGGCGCGGCCATTTACGGCGAGCAGATTCTCGCGCTGCATCAGCGCATCGTCGACGAGAACTTCTCTGAAGGCAGCGGCACGTACACCGAGTACGACATCGCCGACGCCTATCTCGATCGCATCGCGAGCGACATCAAGCTCGCGCGTCCCATCAAGATCGTGGTCGACACCGGCAACGGCGTCGCCGGCGGCCTCGCGCCCAAGCTGTTCAAGAAGCTCGGCTGCGAACTGGTCGAACTGTTCACCGAGATCGACGGCAACTTCCCGAACCATCACCCGGACCCGGCTCACCCGGAAAACCTGCAGGACGTGATTCGCGCGCTGAAGGAAACGGACGCTGAAATCGGCTTCGCTTTCGACGGCGACGGCGACCGCCTCGGCGTGGTCACCAAAGACGGCCAGATCATCTATCCGGACCGTCAGCTCATGCTGTTCGCGGAAGAAGTGCTGTCGCGCAACAAGGGCGCGCAGATCATTTACGACGTGAAGTGCACGCGTAACCTCGCCAAGTGGGTGAAGGACAAGGGCGGCGAGCCGCTCATGTGGAAGACCGGCCACTCGCTCGTCAAGGCGAAGCTGCGCGAAACCGGCGCACCGCTCGCCGGCGAAATGAGCGGCCACGTGTTCTTCAAGGACCGCTGGTACGGTTTCGACGACGGCCTGTACACGGGCGCGCGCCTGCTCGAAATCCTCACGCGTGTGGAAGATCCGAGCAAGCTGCTGAACTCGCTGCCGAACTCGAACTCCACGCCGGAACTGCAACTCAAGCTCGAAGAAGGCGAAAACTTCGAACTGATCGCGCGCCTGCAGCAGAGCGCGAAATTCACCGGCGCGGACGACGTCGTGAAGATCGACGGCCTGCGTGTCGAGTATCCGGACGGATTCGGTCTCGCGCGTTCGTCGAACACCACGCCGGTCGTGGTGATGCGTTTCGAAGCCGATAACGACGCGGCGCTCAAGCGCATTCAGGAAGACTTCCGCCGCGTGATCCTCGCGGAGAAGCCTGACGCGAAGCTGCCGTTCTAA